A genomic window from Micromonospora violae includes:
- the rplC gene encoding 50S ribosomal protein L3, protein MDRQVKGILGAKLGMTQVWDNNRVVPVTVVEAGPCVISQVRSAEKDGYSAVQLAYGTIDPRKVKKPISGHYAKADVAPRRHIVELRTTDAGEYSLGQEITVDEFPAGVTIDVTGKTKGKGYAGPMKRHGFHGLRASHGVERKHRSPGSIGACATPGRVFKGTRMAGRMGGVRYTVQNLTVQAVDTENNLLLVRGAIPGPKGALVLVRTAAKSKVKKGGAAK, encoded by the coding sequence ATGGACAGGCAAGTCAAGGGGATCCTGGGCGCCAAGCTCGGCATGACCCAGGTCTGGGACAACAACCGTGTTGTCCCCGTGACCGTGGTCGAGGCCGGCCCGTGCGTCATCAGCCAGGTTCGTAGCGCCGAGAAGGACGGTTACTCCGCGGTCCAGCTCGCGTACGGCACCATCGACCCGCGCAAGGTCAAGAAGCCGATCAGCGGGCACTACGCCAAGGCGGACGTGGCGCCGCGCCGGCACATCGTCGAGCTGCGCACCACGGACGCTGGGGAGTACTCGCTCGGCCAGGAAATCACGGTCGACGAGTTCCCGGCCGGCGTCACCATCGACGTCACCGGCAAGACCAAGGGCAAGGGCTACGCCGGCCCGATGAAGCGGCACGGCTTCCACGGTCTGCGCGCCAGCCACGGTGTCGAGCGCAAGCACCGCTCGCCCGGCTCCATCGGCGCCTGCGCCACTCCGGGTCGTGTCTTCAAGGGCACCCGGATGGCCGGCCGGATGGGTGGCGTGCGGTACACCGTGCAGAACCTCACCGTCCAGGCGGTCGACACCGAGAACAACCTGCTGCTCGTCCGGGGTGCCATTCCTGGTCCCAAGGGCGCGCTCGTTCTGGTCCGTACCGCGGCCAAGAGCAAGGTGAAGAAGGGCGGTGCGGCCAAGTGA